CAAGGGCGATCCTCTTTTCCATGGAGCGGGTGGTTTGTACGGAGAACGCCGGCCTCGTCACAGTATATCGGGGCGGGCGCAACCGGACGGGATCATCCGTTACTGAGGATTCAACCATTTCAATATAGCCCGGTGGGCAGGAGTCTCCATATTTCCTTTTCAGAATAGCCCGGATAACATGGCGCAGTATGTCCCGCGAGAGACTTACATTCCTTCCGAGGGGGTCGAAAACAAGATAGGGCGGACAGTCATGCTCAGGTTTGAAAGGTGTTTCATAGGCCGTGTTGATAATCGGATATGCTCCGTATTGCTCATAGAACTTGAGGCGTTTCCGGTTCTGCTTCAATACTTGCTTGTCACGGCACAGATGTTTTTCGTCGGGCAGACATTCAAAAAAGAGTCCCTCGTTGGTCAACTTTGCCGCCTCTTCCCGCACACGATCATAGAGGGCTCCCCCGACACCGCGACCGGCTCGTTCCGGCTCTATCGAGAGATAATCAAGATAACAGAACCCCAGATCGGGAGCGTGCTGCATCAGGGCGAAGCCTTTCACATTCCCCTGGGAATCTTCGGCGATGAAGATGATTGAGCGGAAACGATATTTCAGGGGATTTTTTAACTGGTGCGGGAGGCGCGCGATGTCCTTTTCATCGAGTTCGTTGAACTGATTTCTCAGGATGGCCTGTACCTGCACGATCGCTTCTCGGTCACGGGGAAGCGTGTCGTCATAAATGCGCCGGATACGAAACATAAAGGAATACCTCCAGTGATGAAAGTAAGAATATCATACTGTTGGTCACTGTGGTATCTTTTGTTTAACTTCCCCAGATACTTCAACCTCATGTTAAATCAGAGGCCTGCAATATTTTGGCAATTCACAACTTCATTTCGATAGGGAATACATCCCTCTCCCCCGGATCAAGGATCTCAGATGAGAATGGTTCATCCATGTCCTATGGAGCGATATAAGACGTCCCATAGTCGTTGTTGAACAGGGTGTTCGGCTGTGCCTCAATATCAATGTCGAAATACCATGGCGTCATGTCAGCATAATATTTGTCGAGCGCATTGTTATTGAGCAACAGGTTGTTATGGATGTCATTATTCACGCAATTCAAACCAATGTAGAGGCCATGCATGCCATTATTCATGGCGTTGTTGTCCGCTACCACGTTGTTACTGGCGGTTTTGTCGGTAAGCCCAACGTAATCCAGACGGATACCTGAATACCCGTTATTATTGGATGTGTTATATGCGATTATATTGGAGCTGCACCAGACACCGATTCCCTCGCCACCATTATTGTTTGTACCGTTGTTGGCTATTCTTACGTTCTGTGAGTCATTTACATCGATGCCGTCATAGCTGTTCTCCTGCACTGTGTTATAGGTAACGGTACAGCCGTTAGGAGTATCGGATACAACAGAGGATACGTAAATTCCGGTGCCATTATTTGTAACCGTGTTACTGTCCGCAAAGCTGTCTGTAAGGTAGTGGAACTTTATCCCCGTGTTCGTACAATTCGTTACGGTGTTGTCGGAAATGGTAATACCGTTCGAGGCATAGGTGCCGTTGCTTATGCCGATGTAACAATTTTCAACCGTATTGTTTTCAATAACAACGTTGGAACAACCGTCGATGCTGATACCGGTATAATCATTTGCCAGCGTACAGTCCCGGACAGTCCCGTTGCTCAACAGGGTCAATGAGATCCCGCATCCGTAAGTATCAGCGTTCGACACACTGCAGTTTTTTATCTCAAAATATTTCGAGGTATTTCCAACAGCTATCCCCACCTTGATATATGGCCAGACGCTGGTGTCACAAGAGGAGGCGTCTATTGTCCATCCCTCTATGATATAGGGGTCGGACTGAGTTCCCGAGCCACTGACCACTCCATTTGCCGCGGTAAATTCATCATTAGAAGAGATACGGATCGTGCCGCCGGTATAGATTCCTCCCGACGTCACCGTGAGGGTCGTGCTTCCTGATACATCCCCCAGGGTAGCGGTAATTGTTGTCGTACCTTCGGCAAGTGC
This genomic interval from Deltaproteobacteria bacterium contains the following:
- a CDS encoding right-handed parallel beta-helix repeat-containing protein, translating into MRAKRKSMFNTARYFVVVCITILGLLTIIGTGGGGGGGSEGGGGNGDGGNGDTTICTASGSYALVADTLTIHFTSSNFADDEGPQVGVEEYTVTSIGATAMEWVGEDDTDDMIWTRDSGTVGDITGTWEYVDEKSGWTYELTINSDGTFTVTGIQSGTPVTLVSIAVTPANPGIFVGFTQQFTAIGTYSNSSTNNISAEVAWSSSNTSVATIDGNDGNAAALAEGTTTITATLGDVSGSTTLTVTSGGIYTGGTIRISSNDEFTAANGVVSGSGTQSDPYIIEGWTIDASSCDTSVWPYIKVGIAVGNTSKYFEIKNCSVSNADTYGCGISLTLLSNGTVRDCTLANDYTGISIDGCSNVVIENNTVENCYIGISNGTYASNGITISDNTVTNCTNTGIKFHYLTDSFADSNTVTNNGTGIYVSSVVSDTPNGCTVTYNTVQENSYDGIDVNDSQNVRIANNGTNNNGGEGIGVWCSSNIIAYNTSNNNGYSGIRLDYVGLTDKTASNNVVADNNAMNNGMHGLYIGLNCVNNDIHNNLLLNNNALDKYYADMTPWYFDIDIEAQPNTLFNNDYGTSYIAP